GTAGTTGGTAACAATACGGAATATACGGTGGCATCTGAAATCAGTGCTGCAGCAGGAAACAATCTTACAGTAGAAACAGACGGACTTTTCGCAGCTGATGATCAGAATGCATCAGAGGTTAATTTAGCTACACCATTAGATGTTGACGGAGATGCTGTAAATGAAACAACTGTAGAAGAAGCTATTGCTGATATTGTTGCTAATAGTAGTGATAATCAAGATTTAACAGGAGCTAACTTAAATGGATTAAATCAACTTCAAATAGATATTCAAAGAGGAGCTTCTACAACAGTAGATTTATCTTCTTTAAGCGAAACAGTAATTGCTGGTTCAGGTGCTGTAACAGTAGATGATGATGGTAATGGAAATTACACAGTAAATTCTACAGATACAGACGAAGATGAAACCAACGAATTAGCGGTTTTAGCATCTGGAGCACCAAGTACAAACGGTGTAAACTCTGGTGATACTTATGTTGATACAGACAATGGTCAATTATACGCATGGGATGGAACAACTTGGCAACAGGTTGGTGGTAGTGCAGCACCAGATGCTGATCCAAATCCAGAAAATGAACTTTCAGATATATCATTAACAAATACTACGTTAGAGCTTACGAACCCTGCACCTGGTGCAACAGGGGTTGATTTGAATAATACGTTCGCTACGGACACGGAATTATCAGATGCTATCACGGCAAGTGAAGCATTAGATTTAGATAAAGATGATCAAAACGAATTACAAGATTTAGAAGAGGTACTATTAAGAGATCCAAGTGCAGGAGGTATTGTTATTACAGATGTAGGTACACCTGTAAATGCAAACGATGCTGTTAATAAGGCATATGTAGATAATCTTGCCGATGATGATGTTAGTGTAACTAACACAACTGCAGGTAACAGAATTGCAACAATTTCTGAGCCAGGTATAACAGCTGTAGATATTAATGAATCGGTTACTACATTAAGCGATGCTGATGCTGATGGAATTTTCGAATATGTATCTGAAAACAATACAACCACTAGTTTCGATGGTACCGATGATCAAAATGCATCCGAAGTTAATTTAGTTACTCCATTAGATGTTGATGGAGATTTGGTTAATGAAACAACCGTAGAGGAAGCTATTGCAGATTTAGCGAATAGTAGCAGTGACAATCAAGATTTGGAGCTAAATAGCAGTACAAATATTTTAAGTTTGACCAATGATGCTTCTACAGTTGATTTAACTCCTTACGTAAACGATGATACTAACGAGATTCAAGATTTAGAATTAACTGGAGATAATCTTACATTAACAAATGACCCAACTGCAACTACAATCGATTTATCAGATTACAGTGAAACAGTAGTTGGAGCAAATGACATCACGGTAACAGATGATGGAAGTGGAAACTTCACTGTTGATTATGTAGACGGTGATAAGAGTGATACTAATGAAATTCAAAATGCGACAGAAGTAGATTTAGCAACTCCTATTGACGTTGATGGAGATACTGTGAACGAAACAACAGTTGAAGAAGCTATAGCAGATTTAGCTAATAATAGCAGTGATAATCAGAATTTAACAGGAGCGACATTAAATGGGTCAAATCAACTACAAATAGATATCGATAGAGGAAGTTCTACAAATGTAGATTTATCATCACTAAGCGAAACAGTAGTTGCAGGTACAGGAGCTGTAACCGTTGATGATGACGGTAATGGTAACTATACAGTTAACTCTACCGATACTGATGAAGATGAGACAAACGAATTAGCGGTATTGGCATCAGGAGCACCAAGTACCAATGGTACAAATTCTGGTGATACTTATATTGATACGGATACTGGGCAACTTTATGCTTGGGATGGAACTACTTGGCAACAAGTAGGGGGTAGCGCAATACCTGGCGATGCAAGTGATACGAATGAGCTAATAACTTCTTTTGGAGTTGTGGGTACCAATCTTCGTATTACGGAAGCGGGTACTGATTTTGATGTTCCATTGAATGATTTAGGAACAGACAGTCAAGATCTTTCTTTAACAGGAGATAATCTTACATTAACAAATGATCCAACCGGTGCGGCGATAGATTTATCCGATTATAGAGAAACGGTAGTAGGTACAAATGATATTACGGTTACCGATGATGGTAGTGGAAACTTTACTGTTGATTATTTAGATGGAGATAAGAGCGATACCAATGAAATTCAAGATGCATCAGAAGTAAATTTAGCAACTCCATTAGATGTCGATGGAGATACTGTGAACGAAACAACAGTTGAAGAAGCAATTGCAGATTTAGCTAATAATAGCAGTGATAATCAAAATTTAACAGGTGCAAATTTGAATGGGTCAAACCAACTTCAAATAGATATTGAAAATGGTGGGTCAACAACCGTAGACTTATCATCTTTAAGCGAAACAGTAACCGCAGGTACAGGAGCAATT
The Maribacter aquivivus DNA segment above includes these coding regions:
- a CDS encoding beta strand repeat-containing protein → VVGNNTEYTVASEISAAAGNNLTVETDGLFAADDQNASEVNLATPLDVDGDAVNETTVEEAIADIVANSSDNQDLTGANLNGLNQLQIDIQRGASTTVDLSSLSETVIAGSGAVTVDDDGNGNYTVNSTDTDEDETNELAVLASGAPSTNGVNSGDTYVDTDNGQLYAWDGTTWQQVGGSAAPDADPNPENELSDISLTNTTLELTNPAPGATGVDLNNTFATDTELSDAITASEALDLDKDDQNELQDLEEVLLRDPSAGGIVITDVGTPVNANDAVNKAYVDNLADDDVSVTNTTAGNRIATISEPGITAVDINESVTTLSDADADGIFEYVSENNTTTSFDGTDDQNASEVNLVTPLDVDGDLVNETTVEEAIADLANSSSDNQDLELNSSTNILSLTNDASTVDLTPYVNDDTNEIQDLELTGDNLTLTNDPTATTIDLSDYSETVVGANDITVTDDGSGNFTVDYVDGDKSDTNEIQNATEVDLATPIDVDGDTVNETTVEEAIADLANNSSDNQNLTGATLNGSNQLQIDIDRGSSTNVDLSSLSETVVAGTGAVTVDDDGNGNYTVNSTDTDEDETNELAVLASGAPSTNGTNSGDTYIDTDTGQLYAWDGTTWQQVGGSAIPGDASDTNELITSFGVVGTNLRITEAGTDFDVPLNDLGTDSQDLSLTGDNLTLTNDPTGAAIDLSDYRETVVGTNDITVTDDGSGNFTVDYLDGDKSDTNEIQDASEVNLATPLDVDGDTVNETTVEEAIADLANNSSDNQNLTGANLNGSNQLQIDIENGGSTTVDLSSLSETVTAGTGAITVDDDGNGNYTVNSTDSDEDETNEIQDLSYDASTQTLNITNNSTATDIDLSGLVNTDEQDLELTGDNLTLTNDPTGAAIDLSDYRETVVGTNDITVTDDGTGNFTVDYVDGDKSDTNEIQDLELTGDNLTLTNDPTGAAIDLSDYRETVVGTNDISVSDDGNGNYTVDYVDGDNDSTNELTQRGNGGPTGTPAEGTTYVDTDSGQLYVYDSGAWQPVGGSAVPGDASDTNELITSFGVVGGNLRITEAGTDFDVPLSSLDTDDQTLSLTGNTLAIADGNSVDLSAYVDTDTDDQTLSLVGSDLSIA